Within the Polaribacter pectinis genome, the region TTTGCCAACACTTCAGGAACTCCCCAAATATCATAACCACCACCAAAACGTGGTTTGTACATAAAAATATTTTCGGAAACTAATTGTGCAAAATCTTTATCTGGAGTTACCATAAAAGTTTTGTAACCCTCTTTTTCTGCTTGTTTAGAAAGTGTTCCAATAACATCATCTGCCTCAAAACCTTCTTTTACCATAATAGGAATGTGCATGGCTTTAAGAATTTCCATAATATATGGAACCGCTAATTTTATGGCTTCTGGAGTTGCATCTCTATTGGCTTTATAAGCTTCAAACATTTCTACTCTATCTGCACTGCCACCTTTATCGAAACAAACGGCTAATTTATCTGGTCTTTCTCTTTTAATTACATCTAAAAGTGAATTCATAAAACCCATAATTGCAGAGGTGTCTAAACCTTTAGAATTAATTCTTGGGTTTTTTATAAAGGCATAATATCCTCGGAAAATTAATGCGTACGCATCAACTAAAAAGACTCTTTTTTGATCTTGCATAGAGTTGTTTTTACTATTAAAAATAAAATATAAGATAGAAATGAGTGATTTAATAATTGTCACTGCAGACTCTGCAGTAAAGCTACGAAACTTTAACATCCTATTAAAATTCAATCGGTGTTTTAAGCAGTATCTTTGATAAATTTTTTAAATTTATTTTATGCCACGTTGGTTAATTCCTCTTATCATTTTATTAGTTTTAATTATTGTTGTAGAAGTTTATACTTTTCAAGCATTTAAAACCATATCTAAAAGTAAATTAGTTCGTTTTTCTTTTTTAACAATAAGTGTAGCAACTTATGTCTATTTCTTCTTAACCGTTTTAACTTACGATAGAAGCAAAGGACAAACACCCGAGTTTCAAATGGCAATGGGAATTTTACTAACAGTATCAATTCCTAAACTAGTTATTATTTTTATGCTTTTTGGCGAAGATATTTATAGGTGGATTGTAAAAGCGATTTCAGCAATTTCCAATGGAGAAACGCAACCTTTACCAACTAGAAGAAAATTTATTTCTCAAATTGCTTTAGGTTTGGCTGCAATACCTTTTGCCGGTTTTATTTACGGAATTATTCAAGGAAAATACAATTACAAAGTTTTAAAATACACGTTAACTTTTAAAGATTTACCAGAAGCTTTCGATGGTTTTACCATCACTCAAATTTCTGATATCCATTCAGGAAGTTTTACCAATAAGGAAAAAATAAAATACGGAGTCGATTTAATTAACGAGCAAAAGTCTGATATTATGTTATTTACAGGAGATATAGTAAATAATAAAGCAGATGAAATGGACAATTGGATCGATGTTTTCGATAAATTAGAAGCAAAAGGAGGAAAGTTTTCTATTCTTGGAAACCATGATTATGGCGATTATATGGATTGGAAAAATCCGCAAGATAAGGTAGACAATTTTCAGCAAGTAAAAGATATTCATAAAAAAATTGGTTTTGATTTATTGTTGGACGAACATAGATATTTAGAAAAAGACGGACAAAAAATTGCACTTCTTGGCGTAGAAAATTGGGGAAAAGGATTCAACCAAGCAGGAGATTTGCAGCGAGCATCAGCAAACGTAAAACAAGAAGATTTTAAAATTTTAATGTCTCACGACCCAAGTCATTGGGAGTATAAAGTTAAACAAGACCCTTTTAACTATCAATTAACTTTAAGCGGCCATACACATGGTTTGCAAATGGGAATCGAAATTCCTGGTTGGTTAAAATGGAGTCCATCTAAATATGTGTATAAACAATGGGCAGGTTTGTACGAAGAAGCTGGTAGATATGTAAATGTAAACAGAGGTTTTGGCTACCATGCATTTCCAGGACGTGTTGGAATTTGGCCAGAAATTACAGTTATAGAATTGAAAAAAGGCTGATAATCAGTCAATTCAAAAATAGATTTGTTATATTTGTTAATTAAGTATTGAATAATTTATACGTTTTTCCCCCTTAAAAACTTTATATTATGACAAAATTTGGCGAATTAATTAGTGTTGATAAACCTGTTCTAATCGATTTTTACACAGATTGGGACGAAGTAGAAAACAACGTACATACTTTAAGAGATGTTGCAGCAGCTTTAGGTGATAAAGCCAAAGTAATTAAGATCGATATTAAAAAGAACGAAACCTTGGCAGACGCTTTGCGCGTAAAAGGAAACCCAACTTTTATGATTTACAAAAATGGCGAAATGAAATGGCGCCAAACAGGTTTTCAAGACGCAAAAACCTTAATAGGTTTGGTTAAAGAATATTTTTAATTTTTTCTGTAGCTATTTCCTGCTTTCCACTATATCTTTTTATTTGTCATTATGAATAAAATTTTTTGTTTTATGTGGCAATCTTATAATTTATAAACAAATTACTTCTATTTAAGTAATAAAAAGGATGTCGTTTCAATCAGGGCTAAACTTGTTTGCTAGTTTATTTTATTGCCTTAAACTCGAATCCTTTTTTAGAAAATTCTTCTAAAACTTTGGGCAATACAAAACGCAATTTCTCAGAAGCTTTTACACTATCGTGAAAAACAATAACACTTCCATTTTTAGTATTTCTTAAAACATTTTGTAAACATTTTTCTTCAGAAATAGAAGTATCAAAATCTGCAGATAAAACGTTCCACATTATAATTTTATAGCCTTTTTTTAGGATTTCTTTAGCTTGTTTCTTCTTAATTTTTCCATAGGGAGGTCTAAAAAGTTGTTGTTTAATTGTTGAATTGTTGAAGTGTGTAATTGTTTTTTCACACTTCAAAAAATTATCTATATAAATGTTGGTTTTAGTTTTCCAACCATTCAAATGATTTTGCGTATGATTTCCAACAGCATGGTCATCAGCAATAATTTTATTAAAAATTTCTGGATGATTTTTTATGTTTTTTCCAATGCAAAAAAAGGTTGCTTTTGCATTGTATTTCTTTAATTCTGCTAAAACAAATTCGGTAATTTCTGGAGTTGGTCCGTCATCAAAAGTTAAAAATAGTTCTTTTTTATCCAAAGAAAAACGCCAAACATAATCAGAGAAAATTCTCATCATAAAATCTGGCGTCCTGGGGAAATATGTTTTCAATTTAATCTTTTATTAAATCTAATTCTGCTGGTTCTTCATCTGGAATTAAACTACTAAATAATTTTACGTTTTCTATAAATTCGTTTTGTAATTTTTCCATGTATTCTCTATCTCCATCAAATTCTTCTATTTGACCTAGAATATTTCTATACATGTACAAATGTGTATCTATATCATCGAAAACTAAATCTAAATCTTTATGAGTACTATAATGCTTAAGCTTTTGTTGAAAAATTGTAATTAGTGTTTTTGCTGTTTTTCTAGCAGTTTCTTTGTCACCAATTCTATAATACATCTCTGGATACCCAAGAGAAATACTGTAATGGCCAAAATCTTCAATAGGCATTTTATAGAGAGATAAATCTAATACTTCTTTTGCTGTGGCAGTATCTTTTTGTTTTAAGAAAGTTTCTGATAAACGCATTAAATTATTACGTAAAGAAATGGCATTTCTTCTAGTTTGTTCATCAATATAAATTTTACCACTATTAATGTTTTTCCAATCTAACTTTTTAATATTGGCGTACATTTTTTCTGGGTCAATTCTTCCCATATCAAACAAACTTACTTCTCTAACCAATTCTCCTTTTTCGTTGTAAATTTTTGTAGGAGTTCTAATAGGAACTAATTTGTAAGACATTCCATCTAATTGCATATAATCTTTTAACCAGATATATTCTTCGTCTGCATTTGCGCCACCAGTAAAATAAATTGGACGTTTCCAATCGAAGTTTGCTAAAATATCTAGCATTAAAATTCTATTTTTTGTTAGACCTTGTCTGTCTACTGTAATGTCTATATAATCTACAATCTTGTCTGCATCTTTTTGTGCAACAATTCCAGATTTTAAAGCATTTTCTTTATTTACTGGAATTCGAATTCTATTTGTAGGGTATGTTTTCTCTTTTACATCATTTTCTTCATCTATATAATATGTAACAGGATTATCACTTGCAATCCACCTCATAAAGTCTTTAATAGCTATTACAGAGTCTTTAAATTGTGGATGTGGAACGTGATATGCAACATCTAAAGTTCCGTATTTATATTGGTCATGTGTTAATTGCGATGGAATTGGAGCTGCTTTATAACTTGCTCTTTTCATCTGGTCTATATACCAATCTGTGGCAAAAAGACTTGTGTTTACCAATTTTAAATCGGTTCTAATTCCTTCTACTTCTTGCATGTACCAAAGTGGAAAAGTATCATTATCTCCAATAGTGAATAGAATCGCATTTGGGTCGCAAGATTCTAAATATGCTTGTGCGTTTAGTAAAGTTGTATGTCTGCCACCTCTATCATGATCATCCCAATTTTCTGTTGCCATTAATGTTGGTACTGCTAATAAAGAAACTAAAGAAACAGTAATTGCAATGGTTTTCTTATTTGCAAAATTCTTTAAATATTCATAAAGTGCGAGTACACCAAAGCCAATCCAAATGGCAAAAATGTAGAAACTACCAACAACGGCATAATCTCTTTCTCTAGGTTCAAAAGGTTTTGGATTTGTATAAAATATAATTGCTAAACCTGTAAATGCAAAGAAGAGTAAAAGTGTAAAGAAGTTTTCTTTATCCCATTTAATTTGATAAAACAAACCAATTAAACCTAAAATTAAAGGTAAAAAGTAATATTTGTTTCTTCCTTTATTATTTAAAACAACATCTGGTAAGGCTTTTTGCGAACCTAATCTTGCTTCATCAATAAATGTTATTCCGCTAATCCAGTTTCCGTTTTCGATATCTAAATTTCCTTGAATATCATTTTGTTTTCCAACAAAATTCCACATAAAATAACGTCCGTACATGTATCCAAACTGAAAGCTTGTCATAAACTTTAAGTTTTCTCCAAAAGTTGGTCTTCTTTTGCTATTTGGAGAAATACCAGCAATGGCTTTGTACATTTTTTCTTTAGATGGATCTACCATTCTTGGTATAAAACCTTTGTGTTTATCAGAATAATTAGGTAATACGTTTTTGTATTTATTTACAATTTCATATTTACCATTTAACTTTTCATACTTTGGTTTGTCATCTCTAAATGGCGTGTTTCTATCTTGTTCTCTTTCGTAAGAATTAGAGTAATACGTATCGTAAAAAACATTGGCGTCACCATATTGTTCACGTTCGTAATAAGCTAATAATTCTCTTGCACTAGAAGGGTTGTTTTCGTTTACAGTAGTATTTGCATTTGCTCTTATTGGTAACATCATCCAAGAAGAAAAACCAATCATAATAAATAAAACTGATAGAATTAAGGTGTTTGCAGTTACTTTCTTATGTTTTCTAGTGTAATTTAATCCAAAGTAAAACAATGCAATTAAAATAATTGCAGCAATTATAGAACCAGAATTATAAGGCAGTCCAATAGTATTGATAAAAAATAATTCGGATGCACTAAAGAATTTTAATGTAAATGGAAATAAAAATTTAAAGACAAACATTAAAACGATAACAGATACTACTGTTGCAATTGCAGTTGTTTTTAAAGTGATATTTTTATAAGTTTTAAAGAAATATAACATTACAATTGAAGGGATTACCAACAATGATAAGATGTGTACTCCAAATGATAAACCAACTACAAAACTTATTAAAACTAACCATTTATTTCCTCTAGCTGTATGAATTTCTGCTTCCCATTTAAGGCCTAGCCAAAATAATAAAGCCATTAAAAATGATGACATTGCATACACTTCTCCTTCTACAGCACTAAACCAGAAACTATCCGAAAACGTATACGCTAAAGAACCTACCAAACTACTTCCAAGAATAGCAATATATTTTCCTTCTGCTAATTTACCAGTTTTTAGCGCTAATTTTTTCGCCAAATTGGTAATTGTCCAAAACATAAACAAAATTGTAAACGCACTAGCCAAAGCAGACATAAAGTTCACCATTTTTGCAACTTGACTTAAATCGCCAGTAAACATTGCAAAAAATGCACCCAACATTTGAAAAAGTGGCGCTCCTGGAGGATGTCCAACTTGTAATTTTACAGATGTAGCAATGTATTCGCCACAATCCCAAGAGCTAACTGTTGGCTCTAATGTTAGTGTATAAGTGATTAAAGCTATTATAAATACAACCCATCCTAGAATGATGTTCCATTTTTTAAAATTTTCTGATGTCATAATTTGATAATAATCTGTGGGCGAATTTACTAATAAATCCCTATAAAATAAGAATGAAGTTGTTTTATTGAGTTGTTTTTAGCTCTTAAAACTTTGTTAAAAGTAAAATTTATCGAAAAATGTTTGTAGAATTAAAACTTTGCATTAAATTTGCACCCGCATAAAAGCATTGGCCTATGGTGTAATTGGTAACACACCGGTTTTTGGTACCGACATTCAAGGTTCGAGTCCTTGTAGGCCAACAAAAAAGTCCTAACAAATTAAATTTGTTAGGACTTTTTACTTTTTTAAGCTTTTCTAAAAGAGTTTTAAATCAATTCTCGTAATCTTTTTGCAGCAATTTCTGCAGTAATATCTCTTTGAGGCGATCCAAACATCTCATAACCTACCATAAACTTCTTTACAGTTGCACTTCTTAATAAAGGCGGATAAAAACTCATGTGCCAATGCCAATGCTTATTTTCTTCACCATTTGTTGGTGCTTGATGTATTCCAGAAGAATAAGGAAAAGAAGTGTTAAACAATTTGTCATACGCTTTTGTAATTACAGATATTGCTTCCGCAAAATTTGAAGCTTCATTTTCTGTCATTTCTGTGATGTTTTTTTGTGCTTTTTTAGGAGCAATCATCACTTCAAAAGGCCAAACTGCCCAAAAAGGAGTAAGGACTAAAAAATCGTCGTTTTCAAAAATAATTCTTTCTTTAGCAGTTTGTTCTTGTTGTAAATAATCTCCTAAAAGACTACTTTTTTTATCATTATAATAATTTAATTGTTGCTGATTTTTTTTATCAACCTCATTAGGTAACGAAGTCTGGCTCCAAATTTGTCCATGAGGATGTGGATTGCTACAACCCATTACTGCTCCTTTGTTTTCAAAAATTTGAACATAATTTATACCTTCAATTTCGC harbors:
- a CDS encoding metallophosphoesterase; translated protein: MPRWLIPLIILLVLIIVVEVYTFQAFKTISKSKLVRFSFLTISVATYVYFFLTVLTYDRSKGQTPEFQMAMGILLTVSIPKLVIIFMLFGEDIYRWIVKAISAISNGETQPLPTRRKFISQIALGLAAIPFAGFIYGIIQGKYNYKVLKYTLTFKDLPEAFDGFTITQISDIHSGSFTNKEKIKYGVDLINEQKSDIMLFTGDIVNNKADEMDNWIDVFDKLEAKGGKFSILGNHDYGDYMDWKNPQDKVDNFQQVKDIHKKIGFDLLLDEHRYLEKDGQKIALLGVENWGKGFNQAGDLQRASANVKQEDFKILMSHDPSHWEYKVKQDPFNYQLTLSGHTHGLQMGIEIPGWLKWSPSKYVYKQWAGLYEEAGRYVNVNRGFGYHAFPGRVGIWPEITVIELKKG
- a CDS encoding UDP-glucose--hexose-1-phosphate uridylyltransferase; its protein translation is MENTNLQDYSHKRYNILTGEWVLVSPHRAKRPWQGQNEEISTEKRPSYDESCYLCATNTRINGEINPDYKDVFIFTNDFAALQKDSPKFNVNDGLFKAQSENGICKVICFSPDHSKSLADMEVADIKKVVNAWQNEYVSIGEIEGINYVQIFENKGAVMGCSNPHPHGQIWSQTSLPNEVDKKNQQQLNYYNDKKSSLLGDYLQQEQTAKERIIFENDDFLVLTPFWAVWPFEVMIAPKKAQKNITEMTENEASNFAEAISVITKAYDKLFNTSFPYSSGIHQAPTNGEENKHWHWHMSFYPPLLRSATVKKFMVGYEMFGSPQRDITAEIAAKRLRELI
- a CDS encoding polysaccharide deacetylase family protein — encoded protein: MMRIFSDYVWRFSLDKKELFLTFDDGPTPEITEFVLAELKKYNAKATFFCIGKNIKNHPEIFNKIIADDHAVGNHTQNHLNGWKTKTNIYIDNFLKCEKTITHFNNSTIKQQLFRPPYGKIKKKQAKEILKKGYKIIMWNVLSADFDTSISEEKCLQNVLRNTKNGSVIVFHDSVKASEKLRFVLPKVLEEFSKKGFEFKAIK
- a CDS encoding glycosyltransferase family 117 protein translates to MTSENFKKWNIILGWVVFIIALITYTLTLEPTVSSWDCGEYIATSVKLQVGHPPGAPLFQMLGAFFAMFTGDLSQVAKMVNFMSALASAFTILFMFWTITNLAKKLALKTGKLAEGKYIAILGSSLVGSLAYTFSDSFWFSAVEGEVYAMSSFLMALLFWLGLKWEAEIHTARGNKWLVLISFVVGLSFGVHILSLLVIPSIVMLYFFKTYKNITLKTTAIATVVSVIVLMFVFKFLFPFTLKFFSASELFFINTIGLPYNSGSIIAAIILIALFYFGLNYTRKHKKVTANTLILSVLFIMIGFSSWMMLPIRANANTTVNENNPSSARELLAYYEREQYGDANVFYDTYYSNSYEREQDRNTPFRDDKPKYEKLNGKYEIVNKYKNVLPNYSDKHKGFIPRMVDPSKEKMYKAIAGISPNSKRRPTFGENLKFMTSFQFGYMYGRYFMWNFVGKQNDIQGNLDIENGNWISGITFIDEARLGSQKALPDVVLNNKGRNKYYFLPLILGLIGLFYQIKWDKENFFTLLLFFAFTGLAIIFYTNPKPFEPRERDYAVVGSFYIFAIWIGFGVLALYEYLKNFANKKTIAITVSLVSLLAVPTLMATENWDDHDRGGRHTTLLNAQAYLESCDPNAILFTIGDNDTFPLWYMQEVEGIRTDLKLVNTSLFATDWYIDQMKRASYKAAPIPSQLTHDQYKYGTLDVAYHVPHPQFKDSVIAIKDFMRWIASDNPVTYYIDEENDVKEKTYPTNRIRIPVNKENALKSGIVAQKDADKIVDYIDITVDRQGLTKNRILMLDILANFDWKRPIYFTGGANADEEYIWLKDYMQLDGMSYKLVPIRTPTKIYNEKGELVREVSLFDMGRIDPEKMYANIKKLDWKNINSGKIYIDEQTRRNAISLRNNLMRLSETFLKQKDTATAKEVLDLSLYKMPIEDFGHYSISLGYPEMYYRIGDKETARKTAKTLITIFQQKLKHYSTHKDLDLVFDDIDTHLYMYRNILGQIEEFDGDREYMEKLQNEFIENVKLFSSLIPDEEPAELDLIKD
- a CDS encoding thioredoxin family protein, translating into MTKFGELISVDKPVLIDFYTDWDEVENNVHTLRDVAAALGDKAKVIKIDIKKNETLADALRVKGNPTFMIYKNGEMKWRQTGFQDAKTLIGLVKEYF